The genomic DNA gtggggatggagtgtgactctctgacggtggtgtcaaAGAGGAGAATGCTGAATAAGCTACGGACTATTTTGGATAACGTCTCACACCCATAAATGTGCTTACTTACCATCACGAAGCATATTCAAACCATGTTCATATGGCGGGTGAACCTCAGTAGGAACTAGGAACCTTTATTCATGCATTTCCGAGCGCCGACGGAGACCAATTGAAGACGAGCACACTTCCGTCTACACTTAAAGCCAgtcctgtgtgtctgctgcaacACACTACTATTTATGATCATACGCGTTTTCTGGGTGGACTTTTCTTCGTTTTGTCGTCTCGGTCATGGAGCGCAGCAGAtcaactgacagacagaaaaaacacgagaagaagaagaaacggagacggtcctcctcctcgtcctcttcttcttcgtcgTCTTCTTCATCCAGCAGCAGGAGTCGAAGCAGATCGTCAAAGAAAGCATCACACAAGACTCAAGgttggacttttttttaattaaaagatcAGCTTTGGCAGCAACGAAAGTTTTAGTGTCCAGGAACTCTGCCGAACTTCTTCTTTGCTTCTCCCTCAGATGTGAAAACGCAAAGAAAGAAGCGCAGAAGaagctcttcttcttccacctcttcttcctcgtcTTCTTCATCGTCGTCGAGCGACGAGAAggtaaagaggaagaaaagtaaagccaagaaaaagaagacgaagaagaaaaaggcgaagctgaagaaacagaagaagaaggagaagaagaagaaagagaagctgaagaagaaggagaagaagaaagcagaggCGCTGTTGACCAGTCCTCCAGCAGAGAAACCTCCGTCTTTCCTGGAGGTGTGGCAGAGTGATGAGGGGGCAGTGGAGCTCGGACCTGGTAGGACATTACCCTTTTTAATAGGACACCGATATGTCTTTCTAATTCTCCTGTATCACTACATTAtaaaattcagtttatttgtaGACGAAGAAGGATTAGAATCATGAATTaggcaaaaatacaaaaaaaaaattacatttggttcctcaaatgtgaggatttgctgcttttgtaaAGACAGATGCTAATGCAGAGCTGTTGTATGAAACTGCATTAGTttgtacaggtgtacctaataaaggGGCCACTTAGTGTATATGATGGTAGAGGAATTTTTCAGGGAAATAAAGCGCAAATAATATAACCAGACTGTATTGCCCAAAATTCTATAAAAAAATTACAACTTATGATAATAAGTTAATGCAGTTAACACAGTGGTCTAATATAACCACACATATTAAAGGAATGGCTATTAGTGGTATAAATTGTGTGGCAAATTTATGTCTCCCAGTAATTGTCATTGCATCACATAATATTAATATTGAAAGAAATTTGTCTGGTTACTTTTTTCCAAGTTTGCCCCAGTCCTGTTCTCTTTAGAACCAGTCACAATCATAAATTGAATTCCCGTCAtactctgtcttcctctgcagtgaTGACGGATGAGCAGAAGGCCCGGCTCTCCACTAAGAGGCCTCTCACCAAAGAGGAGTACGAGGCCCGACAGAGTGTGATCCGCAGGGTGCTGGACCCAGAAACCGGACGCACCAGGTAAGCCAGACCTACAGAGTATGTTCTACTACTATTTAGTCCACAACAGGTGagtgcacagcagcagtttaCCCGTTGAGATTCGCAGGATGATCACTCCTCTTCCATCTCAGTCTAACCCCAAAGCTGAGTATTCACTTTTTTATctacattattttattaatttttataATCCTTTCTTGCATATGCAAGCATTTGTCCAGATGTACTCATGAACTGTTCCTGTAACCATTTCCACAGCTCAAGTTTTTATGCCTTCTTGaagaaatctgtgttttcttccagaTTGGtgagaggggaaggagagatCATAGAGGAGATTGTCAGCcgagagaaacacaaagatatcAACAAGGTACAGGAGACAGTTTCAGGCATAATTTTGTGAAATAAGCAGTTCCTTTTTATCTAAAACTGAACTTCCATTCGTCCCACAGCAAGCCACCAAGGGAGACGGGAACGCCTTCCAGAGGAAACTGGGAATCAACAAGTAGAAGATGTGATCTGCCTCAATAAGCTGATTTATATCGCAATTCCAAACAGTTGCCTGTGATTAACCGTACAGGAGTGAAGGTACAGAGTTATCAGAACGTGTACCCTTGATGTACACTAATGAGTTTAATCCAGGTGAAAGCCAGTACCTCCTATTGATTCGCCTTCTTAAATCCATGCTGATCACAAAGGAGACATAAAGAGAAGCGGATGACTTTGTGAGCAACTTGAATGTTTTGAGTCATCTGCCATAACAGCTCAATGCAATGAGGATGTCCCAAATAGTTTGCACATTTAATGTATGTTTACACTGATTATTgctcattttattattttttttaagcatttcaGTTTATATTTAAGGATCAGCCTCTAATGAACAGCAAGTTAGGCTGTCAGTTTTCTGATTTCTCCGTTTGAAATCGATGATTTAAAGGCATCGAGAAGCTGATTTAAGCGTTCACTTTCCTGTCGGACTTTTAATTTTTCCACTCATAGACGTCTTCTCACCTTTACATCTcgcatttgtttctttctggTTCCTCGAAGAAATCTGCTTTTGTGTGAACTGAagccagaaaaataaaagtttgtgtGAACTGCGATGAATTGTTGCGTTTCAATAATCCGTCTTCTCCGAGGAAACGATCCTGCTCATCCCGCTGCACCATATTATTCTTTATGGAAATGTTACCATTCTGAGTGTGGAAAAAAGGCCCAAAGTACTGAGTTGTTCTTTATATGTTCTTTATACActgtacataaaaacacaagggAATGGATAAAATGAAGTTATCCAAAACCTACAAGATACACACTGTACAATGAAAATATTTACCAAGGTATGTGGTGTATAGATATATACAGCCTGTGAATGCTAACTGTTGACATAACAGTTGTGGCACGGCATTAACTCGGGGAACGAGGCTTGAGAAAGGGGTGGACTGCCTACTGTTTGTGAAATGTCATGTAAATTTCTACTTAGTATATTTCCTTCAAAGGGAAAACGAGCCGAAGCCTTTTTAAGAAAATATGGCCTTTTCCTATTGTAGTCTACATGAACAGTCTGTCCTTTTCAATGAAGTCAATTCGGGCGTGAGCAGCGTTCAGTCGAGGCCTCGCAACACAATGGTTGATGTAaggcagaaaagagaaacataaggcctctggaaatgcgTGCGTCAGTAGTAGAATCAAAGCAACTGTCTGCCCAGAGGAATCCAAATGTAACAGATCACCGCTTCAGCTTTACATTCTCTGGATTTTAATATCCAAGTAATTCAGATCTCCAAGGAAGGGAACATGGTCAAGTAGTCGCCAACTTTAGATAAGTGCATGTTTTTCAGCATTGCCTGGCCTTTTTTTCTAATTACTACCAATGTGCAAACAGCCATTCTTTAATCAGCAGCTTTCAAAGTagttgtatatatatatatatctgtgtgtggcTTCAAGCCAAATCTCTGAAATGGTCAAAATGCAGAGGGACAGTAGTGCAGTGTGCAATGACACCATTCTTCACCACGTAGCTAGAAAACAGTCCTGATTAATAAAGTTAGAGGTAACCTAGAGACGCACTCTCAGTGACCTAGAATTAAGTCTACCCACACTGATATAAAAGGGGTGGACAAAAAATTAGAAACACCTCAGTATAACAACATAATTCAACAGCatcacaaactacagcctccaGAATGACCGTGAAGTTTCCTGACAGCTGAATTTGTTGCAGGAGAGGTGGACTtcataaactggcaactgagtgttaAGATGTAAGTGACTTTCTGTCTGGACCTTCATGTGCTGGAATGGAAacgtcaacaaaaacaaagttaagaCTGAGCAGGTCTGTCCACAGGAGAAAACCCGCTGTGACATTTCATACACGATCAGGTCAGGGGCACTTTATTGTGCCAAAGCTCGACTCTTTTCATGGTCTCAACAGATTGTTGAGTGCTAAGTTGTGTTCAGATTCCCTCTGCAATTTGCCATCTGTAGAATATGAGCCTGTTTTTGCTCCCCAGCCACTGGGGATGCACAAGCCAGTGTACTCCTAATTGCCGGTCCCAAGCCTGGATAAATAGGGCGGGTTGCGTCAGGAAGGGCATCCGGCATAACAAACCCAAGCCAAATCAAATAAGTGGGTCATTAAAAATCAGATTTCCACGCCGGGTTGGGCGGGGCCCAGTTTGCCAGCGAGATGGAAACAGATCCGTGTTGGCGACCCCTAATGGGGAGCagccaaaagaagaagaatatgtgCCCGTTGAACTGATTGTCAATGCACAGTGACACTCACTCAACACAGTCTTTTTGATCTTGTGGTGTGGTTGAGCAATATTGCACGCTTCCCCTTACATTTGAGCCCCTATTGGTCCATTGCAGTCAGCTCTGTACGGCCTACTAGAGGGACAAATAAACATCATTTGAATGAACAGATCACACACTTTTACCCAATTCAGAAATTAAAAGATGAACAGCATAAAGTAAGTCTTAGCTCTGTGTTCCTACTTCTGACAGAACATTGTACAGAATTTACAATTTGCAGACTTTTCTGCCTCTAAAGGTGCAGCAGAACAGCGAAAAAGAGACCTTAACCTAAGGAGGATTATCTATGAGCACATTCAACGCCTCATTTACAGCTTAGGGATAACCAGAGAGAAGCCATATCCCAAAATTCCCAAAATAGATAATAACAAACATACAATATATGACACAAGATAGCAGTTCTGTAGATACAATTCTGGTGATCTGcaagataaaataataaaaatacaatactGTGCCAGGCAAAGACCTCTTTGAGTTTTTGGCTGCTGCAACTGaagtttgaagaagaaaaaaaacaaaaacaaaacacaatgaaagcagttttaaaacacattttgttcacaaaatcaatacatttttaaaatatctatAATCTTAAATAACAATAATTGTCATCATCAATCAATAAAGCGTATCCTGAATGAGGTGGTGTTTACCCCCAGAGTAAAGAAGACACTTGAAACTGGTCTTCAGTGGACCAGATACCAGATCTGCACTGTAATATAACAATTATGTACAAGCCTCGATAAGGCATTCAAACAGATACTTACACaatcttttccattttcacacaGGGAACCCtgatctcttcctctctctttatgTACAGCAAATCATTCTACATTGTTTACTTTGGCACATTAACTGCACAGTAGCAGGACTTTTCCCCATAGCTGAGTCACACACGACTGATTCAGGGAGGTACAGCAGCACACTACGGCGACATGTGGTGAAACACCATAAAATCCCAGGAGCACTTTCAGCTGCAACCATAGTTAAAGGGTAATTTTGGAGCGCCTTGGTAGCCGAATGGTTACAGCGCCTGCCGCCTGGTGGCATCCGTCACCAGTTTAATCCCAGCCAGTGACCTTTGTTGCACG from Chaetodon trifascialis isolate fChaTrf1 chromosome 6, fChaTrf1.hap1, whole genome shotgun sequence includes the following:
- the arl6ip4 gene encoding ADP-ribosylation factor-like protein 6-interacting protein 4; amino-acid sequence: MERSRSTDRQKKHEKKKKRRRSSSSSSSSSSSSSSSSRSRSRSSKKASHKTQDVKTQRKKRRRSSSSSTSSSSSSSSSSSDEKVKRKKSKAKKKKTKKKKAKLKKQKKKEKKKKEKLKKKEKKKAEALLTSPPAEKPPSFLEVWQSDEGAVELGPVMTDEQKARLSTKRPLTKEEYEARQSVIRRVLDPETGRTRLVRGEGEIIEEIVSREKHKDINKQATKGDGNAFQRKLGINK